In the Cydia fagiglandana chromosome 5, ilCydFagi1.1, whole genome shotgun sequence genome, one interval contains:
- the LOC134664703 gene encoding uncharacterized protein LOC134664703 — protein sequence MGPHKGALGAGSPTSPNKEEPMEGQDMAETASNKRPHEGNQDLEYEAHIGSGPKISTALRGRAKAMVKKASKGHFTGLAAAKARLRAHKDDFLLEVLDSQEGKGVVLPFPPLQTRSQGDNKRDNKKKGDKEPRRLTPSPSPSQELRERSPPPYTGTDYIDIVREATQIVLQAAGKSGNLNGQVWGKMNQACRDILAATDCLADREEGEELRALKADNKRMREQLAQCQAEMKALRRAFSERETQPLAQAPTAQFDQSPTGFAEALKEALKELKEDLKRDLTITMGNMISARTGYSPEPVPRPPLAGDRNKTTASQPIPQPELLSEVPSRAVTRAPPTRQPKAPAAQPSAPAAPATKKRANSAPRQKTVKEPSASPPSQPATTTQQPAESWTQVVRKGKSGKSAKPSSPPATPARKLAPAGPRKLVVPSTAAIVVTLKPESEATYASIMSKATTSVNLADVGLEHVKVRKTAAGARIIEVSGSDNGRAADELCRKITDVIGEEARVYRPTKMADLRISGLDEAATQEAIAGAIAKLGECSLNEVKVGSIRAQYNGTGSALAQCPITAAKRVTAAGRLLIGWSSALVVALDPTPMRCFRCMGTGHTRALCPSPVDRSSLCFRCSRPDHRMADCKAEAAFCSVCHAAKRPAGHIMGGFSCAPPPAKGKEALLKAQRTSPKRNADQPACEGQNMDI from the coding sequence ATGGGGCCCCATAAAGGGGCTTTAGGGGCGGGTTCTCCGACCTCGCCCAACAAGGAGGAACCTATGGAGGGCCAGGACATGGCCGAAACCGCCTCCAACAAGAGGCCCCATGAGGGGAACCAGGACCTGGAATATGAGGCTCACATTGGGAGCGGGCCTAAAATTAGCACCGCGCTGAGGGGTAGGGCCAAGGCCATGGTGAAGAAAGCCTCCAAAGGCCACTTTACTGGCCTGGCAGCAGCCAAGGCCAGACTGAGGGCCCATAAGGACGACTTCCTCTTGGAGGTGCTGGACAGCCAGGAGGGAAAGGGAGTGGTCCTCCCTTTTCCCCCCCTCCAGACAAGGTCCCAGGGGGACAACAAGagggacaataagaagaagggGGATAAGGAGCCGCGGAGGCTGACCCCGTCCCCGTCTCCAAGTCAAGAATTGAGAGAACGCAGCCCGCCCCCATACACAGGGACGGACTACATCGATATAGTGCGGGAGGCGACCCAGATTGTACTACAGGCTGCCGGGAAATCCGGCAACCTAAATGGACAAGTCTGGGGCAAAATGAATCAAGCCTGCCGGGACATCTTGGCGGCCACTGACTGCCTGGCAGACAGAGAAGAGGGTGAGGAGTTGCGAGCCTTAAAGGCTGATAATAAGAGAATGCGGGAGCAACTTGCCCAATGTCAGGCGGAGATGAAGGCCCTTCGTAGAGCCTTCTCTGAGAGGGAGACCCAGCCCCTAGCACAGGCCCCGACGGCTCAATTTGACCAGTCCCCGACGGGTTTCGCTGAGGCCCTCAAGGAGGCCCTCAAGGAACTGAAGGAGGACCTGAAGCGGGATCTCACAATTACTATGGGAAACATGATCTCGGCCCGCACGGGCTATTCCCCTGAGCCGGTCCCCCGCCCCCCTCTCGCGGGGGACAGGAATAAGACGACTGCGAGCCAGCCCATACCCCAGCCGGAACTTCTCTCCGAAGTGCCCTCAAGGGCAGTGACACGTGCGCCACCCACTAGGCAGCCTAAGGCCCCTGCGGCTCAGCCTTCGGCACCAGCGGCACCAGCGACCAAGAAGAGGGCTAACTCTGCTCCTAGGCAGAAAACGGTGAAGGAGCCCAGTGCCTCCCCACCCTCACAGCCGGCAACAACAACACAGCAGCCTGCTGAGTCTTGGACGCAGGTTGTCAGAAAGGGCAAATCTGGCAAATCCGCCAAGCCTTCTTCCCCCCCTGCCACTCCGGCCCGGAAACTGGCACCTGCGGGCCCACGAAAGCTGGTTGTGCCCTCTACGGCTGCTATAGTGGTGACTTTGAAGCCGGAGTCTGAGGCGACATACGCCTCAATCATGTCGAAGGCCACCACATCGGTGAATCTTGCTGATGTGGGTCTAGAACACGTCAAGGTCCGTAAAACAGCTGCTGGAGCCAGGATAATTGAGGTGTCCGGGTCGGACAATGGCAGGGCGGCTGACGAACTCTGCCGAAAAATCACGGATGTGATTGGAGAGGAAGCCCGAGTATATAGGCCCACCAAAATGGCGGACCTACGAATTTCGGGCCTAGATGAGGCAGCCACTCAGGAGGCGATCGCTGGAGCAATCGCTAAATTGGGCGAATGCTCCCTAAATGAAGTTAAGGTGGGATCTATTAGGGCCCAATATAATGGGACAGGGTCGGCGTTGGCACAATGCCCTATAACGGCAGCCAAAAGGGTCACCGCAGCGGGTCGACTTCTAATAGGTTGGTCCTCGGCCCTGGTAGTGGCGCTGGACCCAACACCAATGAGGTGCTTCAGGTGCATGGGCACGGGGCACACCAGAGCACTGTGCCCATCACCAGTAGATAGGAGCAGCCTCTGCTTCCGCTGTAGCAGACCAGACCACAGGATGGCGGACTGCAAGGCGGAGGCTGCCTTTTGTTCGGTGTGCCATGCGGCCAAACGTCCAGCGGGGCACATAATGGGGGGCTTTTCCTGTGCGCCCCCACCAGCAAAAGGCAAAGAGGCTCTTCTGAAGGCCCAAAGAACCTCCCCAAAGCGTAACGCCGACCAACCGGCCTGTGAGGGACAAAATATGGATATTTAA